In the genome of Bacteroides mediterraneensis, the window CGGTGTATCGGGATGCCGTGGGAGGTGTAGGTACGCCGACCAGTGACAATGAGCGGACGAAGATTTCGGAGCATACCACGCATCTGTTGGCAATCATGAATGCGTACAGTGGCAGTGAGGGGCTGGAGGAAGCGGTGAACTACATGGTGAACCTGCTGAAAGAATTTGCGGAGGCACAGGATGTGGAACTTTGTTATTTCAAGTAAGATGAAGCGGTTGATATGGTTGATGATTGCTTGGTGCTTCTGGACGGGAAGTATTCGGGCCAGTGAACCGGTATCTGCCGGGTTTACATCCATGGAGCGCAATCATGTCCGAGTACAGACTCCGGGACTGTTTGCCAAAGGAAACCGTTTTGAAATCCATCTGGAATGTCTGGCCGATTCGCAGTTCTGCTTTCCGCTCCGCAATGGGAAAGTTATTTCGGGTTACGGTAGCCGGGGCGGACATTCGGGAGCAGACATCAAGACGAAAGCCAATGATTCCATCGTGTGCGTATTCGACGGGGTGGTACGGATGGCGAAGCATTACGGGGGATATGGAAAAGTCATTGTGGTGCGTCATGCCAACGGACTGGAGACTGTGTACAGCCATAATTCCAAGAACTTGGTGGCGCCGGGAGATACCGTAAAGGCAGGGCAGGTCATTGCATTGACCGGGAGGTCGGGACGTGCCACTACCGAACATCTGCATTTTGAGCTGCGGGTGAACGGACAGCATTTCAGCCCCGGACTCTTGTTTAATATGCAGACGCGTCAGCCGTTGAAGCGTACCTTGATTTGTACGAAGTCGGGTAGACATGTAAAATTACAACCTAAAAAATAAGCAGTTTATGGATATCGAGAAAATATTGACCGAAGGGATTGTCTTCAAAGGAAGCAAGTCGTCGGATGGAAAGAAAAAAGAAGAGAAAGTGAAGACAAAGGCCAAAAAGAAGACCTACATTACGGGACTTCATGGTTCGGGTTCTGCTAAAATGAAGGCAGAATACCGTCGTCGGAGAGCCAACCGGCACAAACAAGGATGAGTGTTCTGAATCTTGGAAAGAAGAGAGATGAGTGTATCAAATAAATTGTAGAATTAAAAAGAGAGAAGATTATGAGAAAGTTATTTTTGCTCGTAGTGATTGTCATGGCTGCTATTTCGGCCAGTGCACAGGAAGGTGTGTATCTGGGAGGTGGTATCAGCTTGTGGAGAAACAATGACGTGGATAAAACATCATTCTCCATCACGCCGGATGTAGGTTATAACCTGAGTAAGCAATGGGCTGTAGGTGTAGAACTGGCCTATGCGCATAAAGGGTATGACGGAGAGCTTGAGGTTAGTTCCAATGCGTTTGCATTGGCTCCGTATGCACGTTATTCATTTTATGAAAACAAAATCGTGCGCCTGTTCTTGGATATGGGATTCGGTTTCTCTACTTACAAGGCAAAACATGCCGATTCTGTCAACGGTTTTGAGATTGGCGTAAAGCCGGGTCTGGCCTTGAAGTTGAACGATCATTTCAGCTTCATTACGAAAGTCGGTTTTGCCGGTTACCGTGATGATTATTATCGTGATTTGGAGGGTAATGGATTTGGTGTCGGCCTGGATATGGAAAACATTTCCATTGGCATCGATTACGAATTCTAAGAAATAACATTTAAAACCTTGTGAGAAGGGAGCAAAAAGAGGTAAAAACTTCTTTTTTGCTCCTTTTTTATTTGCATCTCCGCTTTATCTTCTTAAATTTGTGTAATTCATCTATTTTTAAGTTTATGAAAAGAATTGCATGTATAGTGGCATGTTTGTTCACCGTGTTGACAATGGCCGCACAGACGAAGGTAACTTGGAGTATGAAATTAGGACTGGGTATGAGTACCTGGATGGGGAAAGATGCGGGAGATTCTTCTCCGCTGTTTAATCAGAAAGTGGGAGTGGGCATTGATGTGCCGTTGAGTGGACTGCTCTCTTTTCAGACGGGATTGAACTGGGTCTCGAAAGGGGCCAGTATGGATGTGGACTTTGTCGGAACCAATACCCAGAATAAGGTGAGCATGCATGTAAACCAGAATTACTTTGAAATGCCTTTGCTGGCAGCCTTTCATGTGGGAACTGCATCCAATTTTGATATGGTATTCACCGCAGGTCCGTATTTGGCTTACGGAGTGAACGGTAAACAGGATATGGATATAGATGACCTGACAGTTTCTTATAATACATTTGGTGATTCGAAAGTTGAAGATGAAGTGATTCCGGGTTTGCGCCGTTTTGATGCCGGATTGATGGCAGGGGTAGCATTGGATTTTGCACGCTGGACGGTAGGACTTGACGGAGAATTTGGTCTCTGCAAGCTGACCAGTGCGTCAAAGACGCGTAACCTTGCTTTCTTCTTTACAGCCGCTTATAAGTTTTAATGCTTAGAGGGACGATGGATGCTGGACAGTCTGTATCGTTTCTTGACGGGCAGGCTGTGCAGCATTTTCAGGGCTGCCAAATGACGGTCGCGCCATATACGGTAGCTGACGACAATCACCAGGAAAACGGTACCGATAATACAGACCCATCC includes:
- a CDS encoding M23 family metallopeptidase yields the protein MIAWCFWTGSIRASEPVSAGFTSMERNHVRVQTPGLFAKGNRFEIHLECLADSQFCFPLRNGKVISGYGSRGGHSGADIKTKANDSIVCVFDGVVRMAKHYGGYGKVIVVRHANGLETVYSHNSKNLVAPGDTVKAGQVIALTGRSGRATTEHLHFELRVNGQHFSPGLLFNMQTRQPLKRTLICTKSGRHVKLQPKK
- a CDS encoding outer membrane beta-barrel protein; translation: MRKLFLLVVIVMAAISASAQEGVYLGGGISLWRNNDVDKTSFSITPDVGYNLSKQWAVGVELAYAHKGYDGELEVSSNAFALAPYARYSFYENKIVRLFLDMGFGFSTYKAKHADSVNGFEIGVKPGLALKLNDHFSFITKVGFAGYRDDYYRDLEGNGFGVGLDMENISIGIDYEF
- a CDS encoding porin family protein is translated as MKRIACIVACLFTVLTMAAQTKVTWSMKLGLGMSTWMGKDAGDSSPLFNQKVGVGIDVPLSGLLSFQTGLNWVSKGASMDVDFVGTNTQNKVSMHVNQNYFEMPLLAAFHVGTASNFDMVFTAGPYLAYGVNGKQDMDIDDLTVSYNTFGDSKVEDEVIPGLRRFDAGLMAGVALDFARWTVGLDGEFGLCKLTSASKTRNLAFFFTAAYKF